One stretch of bacterium DNA includes these proteins:
- a CDS encoding aquaporin yields the protein MNVRVRRLLAELLGTFGLVFAGCGAVVANDLSGGAVTHMGISIVFGAIVMMMVVAFGPISGAHINPAVTIAFWAAKEFEAREVVPFILAQCVGALAGAATLRGLYPEATTLGATLPIGGLGPAFAMEVLLTTILMLVIMACAIGHKLSAFFAGLTIGATVALCALFGGPLTGASMNPARSLGPAVVSGDVSVLWLYCAAPVLGALAAVFLHRVVWADTSLD from the coding sequence ATGAACGTGCGCGTGCGGCGGCTCCTCGCGGAGCTGCTCGGCACCTTCGGCCTCGTCTTCGCCGGCTGCGGCGCCGTGGTCGCGAACGACCTGTCCGGTGGAGCGGTGACCCACATGGGGATCTCGATCGTGTTCGGCGCGATCGTGATGATGATGGTCGTCGCGTTCGGGCCGATCTCCGGTGCGCACATCAATCCGGCGGTCACGATCGCGTTCTGGGCCGCGAAGGAGTTCGAGGCCCGTGAGGTCGTCCCCTTCATCCTGGCGCAGTGTGTCGGCGCCCTCGCCGGCGCGGCGACGCTCCGCGGGCTCTACCCGGAGGCGACGACGCTCGGCGCGACGCTTCCGATCGGCGGGCTCGGACCGGCCTTCGCGATGGAGGTCCTGCTCACGACGATCCTGATGCTCGTGATCATGGCCTGCGCGATCGGACACAAGCTGTCGGCCTTCTTCGCAGGACTGACGATCGGCGCGACGGTCGCGCTCTGCGCGCTCTTCGGGGGACCGCTGACCGGGGCATCGATGAATCCCGCTCGCTCGCTGGGTCCGGCGGTGGTGTCGGGGGACGTCTCGGTGCTCTGGCTCTACTGCGCGGCGCCGGTTCTGGGCGCACTCGCCGCGGTCTTCCTCCACCGCGTGGTCTGGGCCGACACCTCCCTCGACTGA
- a CDS encoding TetR/AcrR family transcriptional regulator: protein MAEAIEDSPASAPADPESTRERILDVAEALFAERGLAGTAVRDIAREAGLTAPSLYNHFDGKQALYEAVLARGVQPLFAIITATNDEAGALSVEERQTASDRTLDAIMDHLAHHPNIAKLIQHESLTGGPSLSHIVHGWIGPIVESGLGAMSSRLTVWSEDEQPMAVAAWIHVILGHFTMAPLFRELFGADPLAPEQIELQKRFLRRFARVMLAPVGESESD from the coding sequence ATGGCAGAGGCGATCGAAGACAGCCCCGCGAGCGCGCCGGCGGATCCGGAATCCACCCGCGAGCGGATCCTGGACGTGGCCGAGGCGCTCTTCGCGGAGCGCGGGCTGGCCGGGACCGCCGTCCGTGACATCGCTCGAGAAGCCGGCCTGACCGCACCGTCCCTCTACAATCACTTCGACGGCAAGCAGGCCCTCTACGAGGCCGTGCTCGCCCGCGGTGTCCAGCCCCTCTTCGCGATCATCACCGCCACGAACGACGAGGCCGGAGCCCTCTCCGTCGAGGAACGACAGACGGCGAGCGATCGGACCCTCGATGCGATCATGGACCATCTGGCCCATCACCCGAACATCGCGAAGCTGATCCAGCACGAGTCGCTGACCGGCGGCCCCAGCCTCTCGCACATCGTCCACGGCTGGATCGGCCCGATCGTCGAGTCCGGCCTCGGCGCCATGTCGTCGCGACTCACCGTCTGGAGCGAGGACGAGCAGCCGATGGCGGTGGCGGCCTGGATCCACGTGATCCTGGGACACTTCACGATGGCGCCGCTCTTCCGCGAGCTCTTCGGGGCGGATCCGCTCGCGCCGGAGCAGATCGAGCTCCAGAAGCGCTTCCTGCGCCGCTTCGCGCGGGTCATGCTCGCGCCGGTCGGCGAGTCGGAGTCGGACTGA
- a CDS encoding VOC family protein: protein MTTAIPNQGWHFVTPQLPVRDVRETQRFYRDVLGCAIAWNYDEEYGAVYNGESEIFFSQTDEPFEPVTNFVRVENADAVIETLRERGATIVDDIASHPWGMREFTVADNNGHRFRIGHSEGPVVPPEERGKGG from the coding sequence ATGACGACCGCGATACCGAACCAGGGTTGGCACTTCGTGACGCCGCAGCTTCCCGTGCGCGACGTGCGCGAGACCCAGCGCTTCTATCGAGACGTCCTCGGTTGTGCGATCGCCTGGAACTACGACGAGGAGTACGGCGCGGTCTACAACGGAGAGAGCGAGATCTTCTTCTCCCAGACCGACGAGCCCTTCGAACCGGTCACGAACTTCGTGCGCGTCGAGAACGCCGACGCGGTGATCGAGACGCTGCGTGAGCGCGGCGCCACGATCGTCGACGACATCGCCTCGCATCCGTGGGGCATGCGCGAGTTCACCGTCGCCGACAACAACGGCCACCGATTCCGGATCGGCCACAGCGAAGGTCCGGTAGTCCCGCCGGAGGAACGGGGGAAGGGCGGATGA